The proteins below come from a single Triticum aestivum cultivar Chinese Spring chromosome 5D, IWGSC CS RefSeq v2.1, whole genome shotgun sequence genomic window:
- the LOC123121359 gene encoding agmatine deiminase isoform X4, translating to MEHKSNVRVVEMSACLVWLRDLGPSVRILLSVLWRKSLYSLELALLTHYLFYHQFVVREGDTRLRREIAGVDWQYNAYGGYNGLFGPEDHQLNRRKGHEEHITEDNLVARKVLELERIPRFETNFVLEGGSIHVDGEGTCITTEQCLCHGNRNPHMSKDEIENQLKTHLGVSKVIWLPKGLYGDEMISGHVDNICCFTGPSTVLLSWIDDKSDPQYEHSAAAFDVLSNTTDAKGRKLDIIKIHVPGPLYMTEEVAQPFLGSVALGQQRLAGSYVNFYIANGGVVAPAFGDKWDEEARKILEKVFPKHEVVMVEGGREIVLGGGNIHCATQQQPAVCPHPSDADTMEGQG from the exons ATGGAACATAAATCCAATGTTAGAGTGGTAGAGATGAGCGCTTGTCTTGTTTGGTTGCGTGATTTGGGCCCCAGTGTAAGAATTCTCCTCTCTGTTTTATGGAGGAAATCGCTGTACTCACTGGAATTGGCTTTGTTGACCCACTATTTATTCTATCATCAGTTTGTCGTGCGTGAAGGCGACACAAGATTGAGGAGAGAAATTGCAGGGGTGGATTGGCAGTACAATGCATATGGAG GTTATAATGGTTTATTTGGGCCAGAAGATCATCAGCTCAATAGGAGAAAAG GACATGAAGAACATATAACTGAAGACAACCTTGTTGCCAGGAAG GTTTTGGAATTGGAGAGGATTCCAAGGTTTGAAACCAATTTTGTTCTTGAAGGTGGAAGCATTCATGTCGACGGAGAAG GAACCTGTATCACCACTGAGCAGTGTTTATGCCATGGGAACAGAAATCCCCACATGAGTAAGGATGAGATAGAGAACCAGCTGAAGACTCATCTTGGTGTGTCGAAGGTCATATGGTTACCCAAAGGGCTTTACG GGGATGAAATGATCAGTGGGCATGTTGACAACATATGCTGCTTTACTGGTCCATCCACTGTTCTCTTATCATGGATCGACGACAAATCTGATCCTCAGTATGAGCATTCAGCTGCCGCATTCGACGTTCTGTCCAATACCACTGATGCCAAGGGCCGGAAGTTAGATATTATCAAGATTCATGTCCCTGGGCCACTGTACATGACTGAAGAAGTAGCACAACCATTTCTAGGCTCG GTGGCATTAGGGCAGCAGAGGTTAGCTGGATCGTATGTGAACTTCTACATCGCCAATGGTGGGGTTGTAGCACCAGCCTTTGGTGACAAGTGGGATGAAGAAGCACGCAAAATTTTGGAGAAAGTGTTTCCCAAACACGAG GTAGTGATGGTGGAAGGGGGGAGGGAGATTGTCCTCGGAGGAGGAAACATTCATTGCGCGACGCAGCAGCAACCTGCCGTTTGCCCCCATCCCTCTGATGCGGACACCATGGAGGGTCAGGGTTGA
- the LOC123121359 gene encoding agmatine deiminase isoform X3: MPTQLRLLRRGYRAAAAAAAVAASKAGARRKVLDGTPAALGFRMPAEWEPHDQCWIGWPDAQGFWRDAAAPAQKAFANVVDAISRFEPVTVCCNATQFVVREGDTRLRREIAGVDWQYNAYGGYNGLFGPEDHQLNRRKGHEEHITEDNLVARKVLELERIPRFETNFVLEGGSIHVDGEGTCITTEQCLCHGNRNPHMSKDEIENQLKTHLGVSKVIWLPKGLYGDEMISGHVDNICCFTGPSTVLLSWIDDKSDPQYEHSAAAFDVLSNTTDAKGRKLDIIKIHVPGPLYMTEEVAQPFLGSVALGQQRLAGSYVNFYIANGGVVAPAFGDKWDEEARKILEKVFPKHEVVMVEGGREIVLGGGNIHCATQQQPAVCPHPSDADTMEGQG, translated from the exons ATGCCCACCCAgctccggcttctccggcgaggctaccgagccgccgccgccgccgccgccgtcgcggcgTCCAAGGCAGGGGCGAGGAGGAAGGTTCTTGATGGAACCCCCGCGGCGCTCGGCTTCCGGATGCCGGCTGAGTGGGAGCCGCACGACCAGTGCTGGATTGGGTGGCCG GACGCTCAAGGATTTTGGAGAGATGCGGCTGCCCCTGCTCAAAAAGCCTTTGCAAATGTTGTAGATGCAATCTCAAGGTTTGAGCCAGTAACTGTATGCTGTAACGCTACCCAG TTTGTCGTGCGTGAAGGCGACACAAGATTGAGGAGAGAAATTGCAGGGGTGGATTGGCAGTACAATGCATATGGAG GTTATAATGGTTTATTTGGGCCAGAAGATCATCAGCTCAATAGGAGAAAAG GACATGAAGAACATATAACTGAAGACAACCTTGTTGCCAGGAAG GTTTTGGAATTGGAGAGGATTCCAAGGTTTGAAACCAATTTTGTTCTTGAAGGTGGAAGCATTCATGTCGACGGAGAAG GAACCTGTATCACCACTGAGCAGTGTTTATGCCATGGGAACAGAAATCCCCACATGAGTAAGGATGAGATAGAGAACCAGCTGAAGACTCATCTTGGTGTGTCGAAGGTCATATGGTTACCCAAAGGGCTTTACG GGGATGAAATGATCAGTGGGCATGTTGACAACATATGCTGCTTTACTGGTCCATCCACTGTTCTCTTATCATGGATCGACGACAAATCTGATCCTCAGTATGAGCATTCAGCTGCCGCATTCGACGTTCTGTCCAATACCACTGATGCCAAGGGCCGGAAGTTAGATATTATCAAGATTCATGTCCCTGGGCCACTGTACATGACTGAAGAAGTAGCACAACCATTTCTAGGCTCG GTGGCATTAGGGCAGCAGAGGTTAGCTGGATCGTATGTGAACTTCTACATCGCCAATGGTGGGGTTGTAGCACCAGCCTTTGGTGACAAGTGGGATGAAGAAGCACGCAAAATTTTGGAGAAAGTGTTTCCCAAACACGAG GTAGTGATGGTGGAAGGGGGGAGGGAGATTGTCCTCGGAGGAGGAAACATTCATTGCGCGACGCAGCAGCAACCTGCCGTTTGCCCCCATCCCTCTGATGCGGACACCATGGAGGGTCAGGGTTGA
- the LOC123121359 gene encoding agmatine deiminase isoform X5, producing the protein MEHKSNVRVVEMSACLVWLRDLGPSFVVREGDTRLRREIAGVDWQYNAYGGYNGLFGPEDHQLNRRKGHEEHITEDNLVARKVLELERIPRFETNFVLEGGSIHVDGEGTCITTEQCLCHGNRNPHMSKDEIENQLKTHLGVSKVIWLPKGLYGDEMISGHVDNICCFTGPSTVLLSWIDDKSDPQYEHSAAAFDVLSNTTDAKGRKLDIIKIHVPGPLYMTEEVAQPFLGSVALGQQRLAGSYVNFYIANGGVVAPAFGDKWDEEARKILEKVFPKHEVVMVEGGREIVLGGGNIHCATQQQPAVCPHPSDADTMEGQG; encoded by the exons ATGGAACATAAATCCAATGTTAGAGTGGTAGAGATGAGCGCTTGTCTTGTTTGGTTGCGTGATTTGGGCCCCAGT TTTGTCGTGCGTGAAGGCGACACAAGATTGAGGAGAGAAATTGCAGGGGTGGATTGGCAGTACAATGCATATGGAG GTTATAATGGTTTATTTGGGCCAGAAGATCATCAGCTCAATAGGAGAAAAG GACATGAAGAACATATAACTGAAGACAACCTTGTTGCCAGGAAG GTTTTGGAATTGGAGAGGATTCCAAGGTTTGAAACCAATTTTGTTCTTGAAGGTGGAAGCATTCATGTCGACGGAGAAG GAACCTGTATCACCACTGAGCAGTGTTTATGCCATGGGAACAGAAATCCCCACATGAGTAAGGATGAGATAGAGAACCAGCTGAAGACTCATCTTGGTGTGTCGAAGGTCATATGGTTACCCAAAGGGCTTTACG GGGATGAAATGATCAGTGGGCATGTTGACAACATATGCTGCTTTACTGGTCCATCCACTGTTCTCTTATCATGGATCGACGACAAATCTGATCCTCAGTATGAGCATTCAGCTGCCGCATTCGACGTTCTGTCCAATACCACTGATGCCAAGGGCCGGAAGTTAGATATTATCAAGATTCATGTCCCTGGGCCACTGTACATGACTGAAGAAGTAGCACAACCATTTCTAGGCTCG GTGGCATTAGGGCAGCAGAGGTTAGCTGGATCGTATGTGAACTTCTACATCGCCAATGGTGGGGTTGTAGCACCAGCCTTTGGTGACAAGTGGGATGAAGAAGCACGCAAAATTTTGGAGAAAGTGTTTCCCAAACACGAG GTAGTGATGGTGGAAGGGGGGAGGGAGATTGTCCTCGGAGGAGGAAACATTCATTGCGCGACGCAGCAGCAACCTGCCGTTTGCCCCCATCCCTCTGATGCGGACACCATGGAGGGTCAGGGTTGA
- the LOC123121359 gene encoding agmatine deiminase isoform X1 — protein MPTQLRLLRRGYRAAAAAAAVAASKAGARRKVLDGTPAALGFRMPAEWEPHDQCWIGWPDAQGFWRDAAAPAQKAFANVVDAISRFEPVTVCCNATQYARVVHLMEHKSNVRVVEMSACLVWLRDLGPSVRILLSVLWRKSLYSLELALLTHYLFYHQFVVREGDTRLRREIAGVDWQYNAYGGYNGLFGPEDHQLNRRKGHEEHITEDNLVARKVLELERIPRFETNFVLEGGSIHVDGEGTCITTEQCLCHGNRNPHMSKDEIENQLKTHLGVSKVIWLPKGLYGDEMISGHVDNICCFTGPSTVLLSWIDDKSDPQYEHSAAAFDVLSNTTDAKGRKLDIIKIHVPGPLYMTEEVAQPFLGSVALGQQRLAGSYVNFYIANGGVVAPAFGDKWDEEARKILEKVFPKHEVVMVEGGREIVLGGGNIHCATQQQPAVCPHPSDADTMEGQG, from the exons ATGCCCACCCAgctccggcttctccggcgaggctaccgagccgccgccgccgccgccgccgtcgcggcgTCCAAGGCAGGGGCGAGGAGGAAGGTTCTTGATGGAACCCCCGCGGCGCTCGGCTTCCGGATGCCGGCTGAGTGGGAGCCGCACGACCAGTGCTGGATTGGGTGGCCG GACGCTCAAGGATTTTGGAGAGATGCGGCTGCCCCTGCTCAAAAAGCCTTTGCAAATGTTGTAGATGCAATCTCAAGGTTTGAGCCAGTAACTGTATGCTGTAACGCTACCCAG TACGCGAGGGTAGTCCATTTGATGGAACATAAATCCAATGTTAGAGTGGTAGAGATGAGCGCTTGTCTTGTTTGGTTGCGTGATTTGGGCCCCAGTGTAAGAATTCTCCTCTCTGTTTTATGGAGGAAATCGCTGTACTCACTGGAATTGGCTTTGTTGACCCACTATTTATTCTATCATCAGTTTGTCGTGCGTGAAGGCGACACAAGATTGAGGAGAGAAATTGCAGGGGTGGATTGGCAGTACAATGCATATGGAG GTTATAATGGTTTATTTGGGCCAGAAGATCATCAGCTCAATAGGAGAAAAG GACATGAAGAACATATAACTGAAGACAACCTTGTTGCCAGGAAG GTTTTGGAATTGGAGAGGATTCCAAGGTTTGAAACCAATTTTGTTCTTGAAGGTGGAAGCATTCATGTCGACGGAGAAG GAACCTGTATCACCACTGAGCAGTGTTTATGCCATGGGAACAGAAATCCCCACATGAGTAAGGATGAGATAGAGAACCAGCTGAAGACTCATCTTGGTGTGTCGAAGGTCATATGGTTACCCAAAGGGCTTTACG GGGATGAAATGATCAGTGGGCATGTTGACAACATATGCTGCTTTACTGGTCCATCCACTGTTCTCTTATCATGGATCGACGACAAATCTGATCCTCAGTATGAGCATTCAGCTGCCGCATTCGACGTTCTGTCCAATACCACTGATGCCAAGGGCCGGAAGTTAGATATTATCAAGATTCATGTCCCTGGGCCACTGTACATGACTGAAGAAGTAGCACAACCATTTCTAGGCTCG GTGGCATTAGGGCAGCAGAGGTTAGCTGGATCGTATGTGAACTTCTACATCGCCAATGGTGGGGTTGTAGCACCAGCCTTTGGTGACAAGTGGGATGAAGAAGCACGCAAAATTTTGGAGAAAGTGTTTCCCAAACACGAG GTAGTGATGGTGGAAGGGGGGAGGGAGATTGTCCTCGGAGGAGGAAACATTCATTGCGCGACGCAGCAGCAACCTGCCGTTTGCCCCCATCCCTCTGATGCGGACACCATGGAGGGTCAGGGTTGA
- the LOC123121359 gene encoding agmatine deiminase isoform X2 → MPTQLRLLRRGYRAAAAAAAVAASKAGARRKVLDGTPAALGFRMPAEWEPHDQCWIGWPDAQGFWRDAAAPAQKAFANVVDAISRFEPVTVCCNATQYARVVHLMEHKSNVRVVEMSACLVWLRDLGPSFVVREGDTRLRREIAGVDWQYNAYGGYNGLFGPEDHQLNRRKGHEEHITEDNLVARKVLELERIPRFETNFVLEGGSIHVDGEGTCITTEQCLCHGNRNPHMSKDEIENQLKTHLGVSKVIWLPKGLYGDEMISGHVDNICCFTGPSTVLLSWIDDKSDPQYEHSAAAFDVLSNTTDAKGRKLDIIKIHVPGPLYMTEEVAQPFLGSVALGQQRLAGSYVNFYIANGGVVAPAFGDKWDEEARKILEKVFPKHEVVMVEGGREIVLGGGNIHCATQQQPAVCPHPSDADTMEGQG, encoded by the exons ATGCCCACCCAgctccggcttctccggcgaggctaccgagccgccgccgccgccgccgccgtcgcggcgTCCAAGGCAGGGGCGAGGAGGAAGGTTCTTGATGGAACCCCCGCGGCGCTCGGCTTCCGGATGCCGGCTGAGTGGGAGCCGCACGACCAGTGCTGGATTGGGTGGCCG GACGCTCAAGGATTTTGGAGAGATGCGGCTGCCCCTGCTCAAAAAGCCTTTGCAAATGTTGTAGATGCAATCTCAAGGTTTGAGCCAGTAACTGTATGCTGTAACGCTACCCAG TACGCGAGGGTAGTCCATTTGATGGAACATAAATCCAATGTTAGAGTGGTAGAGATGAGCGCTTGTCTTGTTTGGTTGCGTGATTTGGGCCCCAGT TTTGTCGTGCGTGAAGGCGACACAAGATTGAGGAGAGAAATTGCAGGGGTGGATTGGCAGTACAATGCATATGGAG GTTATAATGGTTTATTTGGGCCAGAAGATCATCAGCTCAATAGGAGAAAAG GACATGAAGAACATATAACTGAAGACAACCTTGTTGCCAGGAAG GTTTTGGAATTGGAGAGGATTCCAAGGTTTGAAACCAATTTTGTTCTTGAAGGTGGAAGCATTCATGTCGACGGAGAAG GAACCTGTATCACCACTGAGCAGTGTTTATGCCATGGGAACAGAAATCCCCACATGAGTAAGGATGAGATAGAGAACCAGCTGAAGACTCATCTTGGTGTGTCGAAGGTCATATGGTTACCCAAAGGGCTTTACG GGGATGAAATGATCAGTGGGCATGTTGACAACATATGCTGCTTTACTGGTCCATCCACTGTTCTCTTATCATGGATCGACGACAAATCTGATCCTCAGTATGAGCATTCAGCTGCCGCATTCGACGTTCTGTCCAATACCACTGATGCCAAGGGCCGGAAGTTAGATATTATCAAGATTCATGTCCCTGGGCCACTGTACATGACTGAAGAAGTAGCACAACCATTTCTAGGCTCG GTGGCATTAGGGCAGCAGAGGTTAGCTGGATCGTATGTGAACTTCTACATCGCCAATGGTGGGGTTGTAGCACCAGCCTTTGGTGACAAGTGGGATGAAGAAGCACGCAAAATTTTGGAGAAAGTGTTTCCCAAACACGAG GTAGTGATGGTGGAAGGGGGGAGGGAGATTGTCCTCGGAGGAGGAAACATTCATTGCGCGACGCAGCAGCAACCTGCCGTTTGCCCCCATCCCTCTGATGCGGACACCATGGAGGGTCAGGGTTGA
- the LOC123124726 gene encoding uncharacterized protein, whose protein sequence is MSKVGGQITCSSCNRTGHNMKSCTNNAAATKHHGNAHIVRERSRKRKLQKEAYEAETSKKSKAEEVARQSKGKAVAQDLQVHECKRPTGIQIREPNSQPSSLPVSQPSSLKYDKNAPGSKARSAKVQRSAATPFVPPKQVTNLPQHCVFNLAGYKEAKKGRAGPPV, encoded by the exons ATGAGCAAGGTGGGTGGCCAAATCACTTGCAGTTCATGCAATAGGACAGGCCATAACATGAAAAGTTGCACAAATAATGCTGCTGCAACTAAGCATCATGGAAATGCACATATTGTCAGAGAAAGGTCTAGGAAAAGGAAACTACAGAAAGAAGCCTATGAGGCAGAAACTTCAAAGAAATCAAAG GCTGAAGAAGTTGCAAGGCAGAGCAAGGGAAAGGCTGTAGCTCAAGACCTACAAGTGCACGAGTGCAAACGACCTACAGGCATTCAAATTAGGGAGCCAAATTCACAACCGAGCTCATTGCCTGTGTCACAACCAAGCTCGCTGAAATATGATAAGAATGCTCCAGGCAGCAAGGCTAGATCAGCAAAGGTTCAGAGAAGTGCTGCTACTCCATTTGTTCCACCTAAACAAGTTACAAATTTGCCACAACATTGTGTCTTCAATTTGGCTGGATACAAAGAAGCTAAGAAAGGCAGAGCAGGTCCTCCAGTTTGA